One segment of Methylotuvimicrobium sp. KM2 DNA contains the following:
- the speE gene encoding polyamine aminopropyltransferase has product MNPTEWFTEQAPGAGSAFSLKIKRKLHEEQSDFQFLEIYETEDFGNLMVIDGCTMVSTRDNFFYHEMMSHPVLFTHPDPKRVWIIGGGDCGTLKEVLKHPGVEQVVQIDIDERVTRLAEIYFPELCESNGDPRAELKFIDGIKWVKDAAPGSVDIIIVDSTDPVGPAEGLFGEAFYRDCLNCLSDNGMVIQQSESALYHLNLMQAMRNAMSAAGFEHLQTLFFPQCIYPSGWWSATIAGKKGLNAFRQEDSASKPFATEYYNVDIHRAALAQPEFVKRAFGG; this is encoded by the coding sequence ATGAACCCAACTGAATGGTTTACCGAACAAGCGCCCGGCGCCGGCTCGGCTTTTTCATTGAAAATCAAGCGTAAATTGCATGAAGAACAATCCGATTTTCAATTTCTCGAAATCTATGAAACAGAGGATTTCGGCAATCTGATGGTCATCGACGGCTGCACGATGGTCTCGACCCGCGATAATTTCTTCTATCACGAAATGATGAGCCATCCGGTGCTGTTTACCCATCCCGATCCGAAACGGGTCTGGATCATCGGCGGCGGCGACTGCGGTACGTTGAAAGAAGTCTTGAAGCATCCGGGTGTCGAACAGGTCGTGCAGATCGATATCGACGAACGCGTGACGCGTCTGGCCGAAATTTATTTTCCTGAGTTGTGCGAGTCGAACGGCGACCCCCGCGCCGAGCTGAAATTTATCGACGGCATCAAATGGGTCAAAGACGCCGCGCCCGGTTCGGTCGACATCATCATCGTCGATAGCACCGATCCGGTAGGGCCGGCCGAAGGCTTGTTCGGCGAAGCGTTTTATCGCGATTGTCTGAATTGCCTGTCCGACAACGGCATGGTCATACAACAATCCGAGTCGGCCCTCTATCATTTGAATCTAATGCAAGCGATGCGCAATGCAATGAGCGCGGCCGGCTTCGAGCATCTGCAAACGCTGTTCTTCCCGCAATGCATCTATCCGTCAGGCTGGTGGAGCGCGACCATCGCCGGCAAGAAAGGATTGAACGCTTTCAGGCAGGAGGACTCGGCTAGCAAACCGTTCGCGACCGAATATTACAACGTCGACATTCACCGCGCGGCGCTCGCGCAGCCGGAGTTCGTCAAGCGGGCGTTCGGCGGTTGA
- a CDS encoding NAD(P)-dependent oxidoreductase: MKTGLIGLGAMGAGMARNLAKAGFLTGVYNRTADKTQALADELGVVAFDTPSALATACEVIFMCVSRDEDVLEMVAAVEQTVKPGTVVVDMSTISSSTAQQAAAILAEKQAHFLDAPVSGGVEGAQKGTLAMMVGGSSETLEKIRPILAAIASRILHMGPVGSGQATKAVNQIMAAGINQAVSEALAFGETQGLPMDKVIEVVSGGAAGNWFLEHRGPTMMQNKFAPGFKLALHHKDLEICRKMAENVGIPIPLAEMTLLDYAQLMEQGFGDEDISALYRLKMPRKLS, translated from the coding sequence ATGAAAACAGGACTCATCGGACTCGGCGCCATGGGCGCTGGCATGGCGAGAAATCTCGCGAAGGCAGGCTTTTTAACCGGCGTCTATAACCGCACTGCCGATAAAACGCAAGCGTTGGCCGACGAACTCGGTGTCGTCGCATTCGACACACCATCCGCACTCGCCACTGCATGCGAGGTCATTTTTATGTGCGTCTCGCGCGACGAAGACGTTCTAGAAATGGTTGCTGCTGTCGAGCAGACGGTCAAACCGGGCACGGTCGTCGTCGATATGTCAACGATCAGCAGCTCAACTGCACAACAAGCTGCCGCAATACTCGCCGAAAAACAAGCGCACTTTCTCGATGCGCCGGTCTCGGGCGGCGTCGAAGGCGCTCAAAAAGGCACCTTGGCAATGATGGTAGGCGGGAGTAGCGAAACTTTAGAAAAAATTCGGCCGATTCTTGCCGCGATCGCCTCGCGCATCCTGCACATGGGACCGGTCGGTAGCGGACAGGCCACGAAGGCGGTCAATCAAATCATGGCCGCCGGCATCAATCAGGCCGTGTCCGAAGCACTCGCCTTCGGCGAAACGCAAGGACTGCCGATGGATAAAGTCATCGAAGTCGTCTCGGGTGGCGCTGCCGGCAATTGGTTTCTCGAACATAGAGGCCCAACAATGATGCAGAATAAATTCGCACCGGGCTTCAAATTGGCATTACATCACAAAGATTTGGAAATCTGCCGTAAGATGGCCGAAAACGTCGGCATACCTATCCCACTGGCCGAAATGACATTACTCGATTATGCACAGTTAATGGAACAAGGCTTCGGTGACGAGGACATTTCGGCATTGTACCGATTGAAAATGCCTCGCAAATTAAGCTAA
- a CDS encoding CcdB family protein has translation MAQFRAYENSNKATMKTYPYLLDIQSNLLDDLRTTVVIPLLPTSLAGKAAITKLCPILEIDGRSFIALTQQIAGIDRKYLLKEICDLSQYRSEIITALDFMISGI, from the coding sequence GTGGCTCAGTTCAGGGCTTACGAGAATTCAAACAAAGCAACCATGAAAACCTACCCTTATCTTTTGGATATTCAATCCAACTTACTCGACGATTTACGAACCACAGTCGTCATTCCGCTTTTGCCTACCAGCCTTGCAGGAAAAGCAGCAATTACAAAGCTATGTCCAATCTTAGAAATTGATGGCAGATCTTTTATTGCGCTCACCCAGCAAATTGCCGGCATAGATCGAAAATATCTTCTTAAAGAAATCTGCGACCTTTCGCAGTACCGCTCTGAAATTATTACCGCATTGGACTTCATGATTTCCGGCATTTAA
- a CDS encoding type II toxin-antitoxin system CcdA family antitoxin, with product MSPVFDTHAPKKPTNVSINSDLLVKAKELKINLSATLEKALTELVNARQRELWMCENKIAIEAYNQLVEDHGNFSDDLRSF from the coding sequence ATGTCCCCGGTCTTTGACACCCACGCCCCAAAAAAACCAACAAACGTCAGTATAAATAGTGATTTACTTGTTAAAGCGAAAGAACTAAAGATCAATTTGTCGGCAACCTTGGAAAAAGCTCTAACCGAATTAGTAAACGCTCGGCAACGAGAACTTTGGATGTGCGAAAACAAGATTGCCATCGAAGCGTACAATCAATTGGTAGAGGATCATGGAAACTTTAGTGACGATTTAAGGAGCTTTTAG
- a CDS encoding PIN domain nuclease, protein MILVDTSVWIDYFNGVQNCHTDMLDSAIIEGVVAIGDLIFLEILQGIRNDRDYHKTKQSLLTLDQYEMFGKGMAIKCAENYRALRKKGITIRKTADVIIATFCIEQRIPLLYLDRDFIPFVDHLGLESVVPET, encoded by the coding sequence ATGATACTGGTCGATACCAGTGTCTGGATCGACTACTTCAATGGCGTCCAAAATTGTCACACCGATATGCTCGATTCGGCGATTATCGAGGGGGTTGTTGCGATCGGCGATTTGATATTTCTGGAAATCCTTCAGGGCATTCGCAACGATCGAGATTATCACAAAACCAAACAATCTCTCTTAACCTTGGATCAGTATGAAATGTTTGGCAAGGGAATGGCTATAAAATGTGCCGAGAATTATCGGGCATTGCGCAAAAAAGGAATCACCATACGGAAAACCGCCGACGTCATCATAGCGACTTTCTGCATCGAACAACGGATACCACTCCTCTATCTTGATCGAGACTTCATTCCCTTCGTCGATCATCTTGGTTTGGAATCTGTCGTACCAGAAACTTAA
- a CDS encoding addiction module protein, which yields MDIETIRHEALLLPPQERAQLAEQLLPSFDTLSEIEIEQLWYQEAARRAAEMDQGLVERIPAEVVLREAKALFKK from the coding sequence ATGGACATCGAAACTATTCGTCATGAAGCTTTATTGCTCCCACCTCAGGAACGGGCGCAACTGGCTGAACAACTGTTGCCCAGCTTTGATACTTTATCTGAAATAGAAATCGAGCAACTTTGGTATCAAGAAGCAGCTCGTCGGGCTGCTGAAATGGACCAAGGGCTAGTTGAGCGTATACCTGCCGAAGTGGTTCTTCGTGAGGCCAAAGCTCTATTTAAAAAGTGA
- a CDS encoding DUF6763 family protein, with protein MTTIADPVIDRWYKDVENNLTFKIIAIDESDDSIEVQYLNGEIGEYDNDSWYNSTFDYIEEPEDWSAPFELDDEDLGYSDPDEHRRNMDDLNFDDYID; from the coding sequence ATGACGACAATAGCAGACCCCGTCATCGACAGATGGTACAAAGATGTCGAAAATAATTTAACGTTCAAAATCATTGCGATCGATGAAAGCGACGATTCAATCGAAGTACAATATTTGAACGGAGAGATTGGCGAATACGACAACGACAGCTGGTATAATTCTACCTTCGACTATATTGAAGAACCCGAGGATTGGAGCGCACCTTTCGAACTAGACGACGAAGATCTCGGTTATAGCGATCCGGATGAACACCGGCGCAACATGGACGATTTAAACTTTGACGATTACATTGATTAA
- a CDS encoding IS701 family transposase yields MGTFQDLFRSGNHNVFKQAGHYIKGLFQANKRNMERMAEVVPDSDDQALQNFLTHSSWLARPVMDRAALAADQCFEGAEGTALIIDESGFAKSGKHSVGVARQWNGRLGKVDNCQVGVFGALGKGDRVALIDARLYLPHAWTDDAERCEKADVPRDCRSYRTKPELALEIVQHARSIGVRFDWVGFDGLYGNAPHLLRALDADGERFMADVHKDQQIYVDDPQPYLPERKQGKGRPITRYQSQAQAIQAQEWAAQQPEPAWQRLTLRDTCRGSLTIEVLHQRVWLWEAGSDTAYQWHLLVRRELDSPDEIKYSLSNAPAQTAVSTLAHQQAQRYWVERAFQDHKSHIGLAHYQARKWQSWHRHMALAMIAGLFMLQQRMTHEESYPLLSCYDIQILLAKSLPNKQTDFAVLLAQVKERHRRRLSAIRSASKKNETVQNE; encoded by the coding sequence ATCGGAACGTTTCAAGATTTATTTCGTTCCGGGAATCATAACGTATTCAAGCAAGCCGGCCATTACATCAAAGGCTTATTCCAAGCTAACAAACGTAACATGGAGCGGATGGCCGAGGTGGTTCCGGACTCTGACGACCAGGCCCTGCAAAATTTTCTCACGCATTCCAGTTGGCTCGCCCGTCCGGTCATGGATCGCGCGGCCCTGGCAGCCGATCAATGCTTCGAGGGCGCCGAAGGCACCGCGCTCATTATCGATGAGTCGGGCTTTGCCAAAAGCGGAAAGCATTCGGTTGGCGTGGCTCGCCAATGGAACGGTCGATTGGGTAAGGTCGATAATTGCCAAGTGGGCGTTTTCGGCGCTTTAGGTAAAGGCGATCGCGTCGCATTAATCGATGCCCGCTTGTATTTGCCTCATGCCTGGACCGATGACGCAGAACGGTGCGAGAAGGCCGATGTACCGCGCGACTGTCGAAGTTATCGCACCAAGCCGGAATTGGCGCTTGAGATCGTACAGCATGCGCGGTCGATCGGCGTTCGCTTCGACTGGGTCGGCTTCGATGGCCTCTACGGTAACGCGCCCCATCTACTTCGTGCGCTGGATGCCGATGGCGAGCGCTTCATGGCCGATGTTCACAAAGATCAACAGATCTATGTGGACGATCCCCAACCCTATTTGCCGGAACGCAAGCAAGGCAAAGGAAGACCTATCACTCGCTACCAGAGCCAAGCGCAAGCCATTCAAGCCCAAGAATGGGCCGCGCAACAGCCAGAACCGGCTTGGCAACGGCTGACGCTACGAGATACCTGTCGAGGATCGCTGACGATTGAGGTCCTCCACCAACGGGTTTGGCTTTGGGAGGCCGGCAGCGATACGGCTTATCAGTGGCATTTATTGGTCCGTCGGGAGCTCGATTCGCCGGACGAGATCAAATACAGCTTGAGCAACGCGCCGGCACAAACGGCAGTGTCTACCTTGGCGCATCAACAGGCGCAGCGATATTGGGTCGAACGAGCTTTTCAGGATCACAAAAGCCATATCGGTCTGGCGCACTATCAAGCCCGAAAATGGCAATCCTGGCATCGACACATGGCGCTCGCCATGATAGCCGGCTTGTTCATGTTGCAGCAACGCATGACTCATGAGGAAAGCTATCCGCTATTGAGCTGCTATGACATACAAATACTCTTAGCCAAAAGCTTGCCGAACAAGCAAACCGACTTCGCTGTGTTACTCGCTCAAGTGAAAGAGCGCCACCGTCGGCGCTTATCGGCTATCAGATCAGCCAGCAAGAAAAACGAAACTGTCCAAAATGAGTAA
- a CDS encoding ATPase, with amino-acid sequence MKMSAPEFLDWESKSITLMAMSGAGKTTLANKLPRQKWFHYSGDYRIGTKYLDEPILDNIKRRAMDVPFLRELLLSDSIYICNNVTVDNLTPVSSFLGKIGNPELGGLSLTEFKRRQQLHHQAEIAAMLDVPDFIKKSEDIYGYKHFINDAGGSLCELSNKAVLETLAKHTLILYIKISPDLEKTIIERAKTDPKPLYYREAFLDEKLAEFMVKHHYPDPETIPPDEFVTWVFPELFKSRLPRYEAIARQYGYTIDANDAAQVNNEDDFIRLIADAIAEQQA; translated from the coding sequence ATGAAAATGAGTGCACCGGAATTCCTGGATTGGGAATCCAAAAGCATTACACTAATGGCCATGTCTGGCGCTGGTAAAACCACGCTGGCCAATAAGCTACCTAGACAAAAATGGTTTCATTATTCCGGCGACTATCGGATCGGCACTAAGTATCTGGATGAACCCATCCTGGACAACATCAAGCGTCGAGCGATGGATGTACCATTTTTGCGCGAGTTACTGTTATCCGACTCTATTTATATATGCAACAACGTCACCGTCGACAACCTAACTCCGGTATCGAGTTTTCTCGGGAAAATCGGCAACCCCGAGCTAGGCGGATTGTCTTTAACGGAATTCAAACGCCGCCAACAATTGCATCATCAAGCCGAAATTGCAGCAATGCTCGATGTTCCCGATTTCATAAAAAAATCCGAGGACATATACGGCTACAAACACTTCATTAACGATGCCGGCGGCAGTTTATGCGAGCTGAGCAACAAGGCAGTACTGGAAACACTCGCCAAGCATACGCTAATTCTCTATATCAAGATTTCGCCGGATCTCGAAAAAACGATTATCGAGCGCGCCAAAACCGACCCGAAGCCGCTCTATTATCGTGAAGCCTTTTTAGATGAAAAACTGGCCGAATTCATGGTCAAACACCACTATCCTGACCCCGAAACGATTCCGCCCGATGAATTCGTCACCTGGGTTTTCCCGGAATTATTCAAGTCGCGCTTACCTCGTTATGAGGCGATAGCCCGACAGTACGGCTATACTATCGACGCCAACGATGCCGCACAGGTCAACAACGAAGACGATTTCATTCGGCTGATCGCAGACGCGATCGCCGAACAACAGGCTTAA
- the htpG gene encoding molecular chaperone HtpG, with product MTVEAKKETLGFETEVKHLLHLMIHSLYSNKEIFLRELISNASDAADKLRFEALSNDGLYEGDSELKIRLEFDKDKRTITVIDNGIGMSRQEVQEHIGTIAKSGTKQFFESLTGDQAKDSELIGQFGVGFYSSFIVADKVTLKTRKAGASHEEGVLWESSGEGEYTLESIDKPQRGTEIVLHLKEGEDEFLDDWRLRSIVRKYSDHISLPIVMDKEIPAETDDEGNETAPARIEEETVNSASALWTKARQDISEQDYNEFYKHVGHDFQDPLAHIHSKVEGTNEYTLLLYIPSRAPFDLWDRDAKHGVKLYIKKVFITDDAEQLMPRYLRFIRGVIDANSLPLNVSREILQQSKQISTIKSGAVKKVLGLIEGLAKNEAEKYEAFWSNFGNVIKEGIIEDFSNKDRIAKLLRFSSTHTDSEKQDVSLEDYVGRMKEGQEKIYFITADSFAAAKNSPHLEIFRKKGIEVLLLSDRIDEWLVSSLTEFDGKHMQSVAKGDLDLGKLEDEEEKKQQEEVNKDFESVVNQIKEVLKDKVSEVRLSHRLTDSPSCLVSDVYGMSLNMERIMKEAGQKMPGSKPIFELNPTHALVTRLKEEQDDQRFADLTNILFDQAILSEGGQLDDPSAFVHKLNELLQGLLK from the coding sequence ATGACCGTTGAAGCAAAAAAAGAAACCTTAGGCTTTGAAACCGAAGTCAAACACTTGCTACACCTGATGATTCATTCCTTGTACAGCAACAAGGAAATATTTTTACGCGAACTCATCTCCAACGCCTCCGACGCCGCCGACAAACTGCGTTTTGAAGCCTTATCCAACGACGGACTCTACGAAGGCGACAGCGAATTGAAAATTCGGCTAGAATTCGACAAGGATAAACGCACGATCACCGTCATCGACAACGGCATCGGCATGAGCCGTCAAGAAGTTCAAGAACACATCGGCACGATAGCCAAATCCGGCACCAAACAATTCTTCGAATCATTGACCGGCGACCAAGCCAAAGACAGCGAGCTAATCGGCCAATTCGGCGTCGGCTTTTATTCGTCGTTCATCGTCGCGGACAAAGTCACGTTGAAAACTCGTAAAGCCGGTGCTTCTCATGAAGAGGGCGTGCTTTGGGAATCCTCCGGCGAAGGCGAATACACGCTGGAATCGATCGACAAACCGCAGCGCGGCACAGAAATCGTTCTGCATCTGAAAGAAGGCGAGGACGAATTTCTCGACGACTGGCGTCTGCGCTCTATCGTGCGCAAATATTCCGACCACATCTCATTACCGATCGTAATGGACAAGGAAATTCCGGCCGAAACCGACGATGAAGGCAACGAAACCGCGCCGGCACGCATTGAGGAAGAAACGGTCAACAGCGCATCGGCCTTATGGACCAAAGCACGCCAGGATATTTCCGAACAGGACTACAACGAATTTTACAAGCATGTCGGACACGACTTCCAGGACCCGCTTGCACATATCCACAGCAAGGTCGAAGGCACGAACGAATATACGCTATTGCTCTATATTCCTTCGCGCGCGCCGTTCGATTTATGGGATCGCGACGCCAAACACGGCGTAAAACTGTATATCAAAAAAGTCTTCATCACCGACGACGCCGAACAATTGATGCCGCGCTATCTTCGTTTCATCCGCGGCGTAATCGACGCTAACTCGCTACCTTTGAACGTTTCGCGAGAAATCTTGCAACAAAGTAAACAAATCAGCACAATCAAATCCGGCGCCGTCAAAAAAGTGCTGGGACTGATCGAAGGCCTGGCTAAAAACGAAGCCGAAAAATACGAAGCCTTCTGGTCCAATTTCGGCAATGTCATCAAAGAAGGCATTATCGAAGACTTTAGTAACAAAGACCGCATCGCAAAATTGCTGCGTTTTTCTTCGACCCACACCGACAGCGAAAAACAGGACGTCTCGCTCGAAGACTATGTCGGCCGTATGAAGGAAGGTCAAGAAAAAATCTATTTCATCACGGCAGACAGCTTCGCGGCCGCGAAAAACAGCCCGCACCTGGAAATCTTCCGTAAAAAAGGCATCGAAGTGCTGCTACTGTCCGATCGTATCGACGAATGGCTTGTCTCGAGCCTGACCGAATTCGACGGCAAGCATATGCAATCGGTAGCGAAAGGCGATCTGGACCTGGGCAAACTGGAAGACGAAGAAGAGAAAAAACAGCAGGAAGAAGTCAACAAGGACTTCGAGTCGGTCGTCAATCAAATCAAGGAAGTGCTGAAAGACAAAGTCAGCGAAGTGCGTCTGTCGCACCGTTTGACCGACTCCCCTTCATGTCTGGTCAGCGATGTTTACGGCATGAGCCTGAACATGGAACGGATCATGAAAGAAGCCGGCCAAAAAATGCCCGGCAGCAAGCCGATATTCGAGCTGAATCCGACTCACGCGTTGGTCACTCGCCTGAAAGAGGAGCAAGACGACCAACGTTTTGCAGACCTGACAAACATTTTGTTCGACCAGGCGATCCTGAGCGAAGGCGGACAATTGGACGACCCGTCGGCGTTCGTACATAAATTGAACGAACTACTGCAGGGATTATTGAAATAA
- the speA gene encoding biosynthetic arginine decarboxylase, with product MQFKPEHPWTIEQSAHIYGIANWGEGFFSINEAGRVTVNPCPDKNVELDLYEIAQTLNEKNLSLPVLVRFTDILKNRVKQLHDAFGKACVSNTYQGTYTPVYPIKVNQQRKVIEGIVAGKQVGLEAGSKPELLAILALSPGLIVCNGYKDRAYIRLALIGLRMGLKVYIVIEKPSELEMILQESQKLGIKPLLGVRVRLSSISAGKWQNSGGEKSKFGFHAGEVLQLVERLDKEGLLDTLKLMHFHMGSQIANIHDIKTALKEAGQFYAELHKLGAKIDTVDAGGGLGVDYDGSRSRRDCSINYSIDEYAQNIVRGFAESCAEHGLPHPHIITESGRALTAHHAVLISNVTDIESLDTELDECDSPFSSHNIAEQYHDAQFNLNEARTAFVQGKLGLVELAEAEREYIRLFRQIKAHLNPNNHSEAAILQELNEKLADKVFCNFSLFQSLPDIWGIDQIFPIMPIHRLDEYPSRRAVLQDLTCDSDGRIDHYVDGPNIENTMPLHKIDLNEPYLIGFFMVGAYQEILGDMHNLFGDTHSINIELDADGYHFSDLQEGEHVSDLLDYVHINPEELKEAYRNKLTQSGIGELERYEYEKELEAGLRAYTYLEK from the coding sequence GTGCAATTCAAGCCTGAACACCCCTGGACCATCGAACAATCGGCACATATTTACGGCATCGCCAATTGGGGCGAAGGTTTTTTTTCGATCAACGAAGCTGGACGAGTGACCGTTAACCCCTGCCCCGATAAAAATGTCGAGCTGGATTTATACGAAATCGCACAGACCTTAAACGAAAAAAATCTATCGTTACCGGTGTTGGTACGTTTTACCGACATTCTAAAAAACCGGGTCAAGCAATTGCATGACGCGTTCGGCAAAGCCTGCGTCTCGAATACTTACCAAGGCACTTACACACCGGTTTACCCGATCAAGGTCAACCAGCAGCGCAAAGTGATCGAAGGCATCGTGGCCGGCAAACAAGTCGGTCTCGAAGCCGGCAGTAAGCCGGAATTGCTGGCGATCCTAGCTTTGTCGCCCGGACTGATTGTCTGCAACGGTTATAAAGACCGCGCTTATATTCGCCTCGCCTTGATCGGCTTGCGCATGGGCTTGAAGGTGTATATCGTCATAGAAAAACCATCCGAGCTGGAAATGATTCTGCAGGAATCGCAAAAACTGGGCATCAAGCCGCTGCTCGGCGTCAGAGTCCGGCTTTCGAGCATTAGCGCCGGAAAATGGCAAAATAGCGGCGGCGAAAAATCCAAATTCGGCTTTCACGCCGGAGAAGTCCTGCAATTAGTCGAGCGTCTCGACAAGGAAGGCTTGCTCGACACCTTGAAACTGATGCATTTCCACATGGGCTCACAAATCGCGAACATTCACGACATCAAGACCGCGCTGAAGGAAGCCGGACAGTTCTATGCCGAATTGCACAAGCTCGGCGCTAAAATCGATACCGTCGATGCCGGCGGCGGTCTCGGCGTCGATTACGACGGCAGCCGTTCGCGCCGCGACTGCTCGATCAATTACAGCATCGACGAATACGCGCAAAACATCGTGCGCGGCTTCGCCGAAAGCTGCGCCGAACACGGTTTGCCGCATCCGCACATCATCACCGAATCGGGCCGCGCGCTAACCGCGCATCATGCCGTGTTGATCAGCAACGTCACCGATATCGAATCGCTCGACACCGAACTCGACGAATGCGACTCGCCATTCTCATCGCACAACATCGCCGAACAATATCACGACGCACAATTCAACCTGAACGAGGCACGCACCGCCTTCGTGCAAGGCAAACTCGGACTGGTCGAACTCGCCGAAGCCGAACGCGAATACATCCGACTGTTCCGGCAAATCAAGGCGCATCTGAATCCCAACAACCACAGCGAAGCGGCGATCTTGCAGGAACTGAACGAAAAACTGGCCGACAAGGTGTTTTGCAATTTCTCGCTATTTCAATCGTTACCGGACATCTGGGGCATCGATCAGATCTTTCCGATCATGCCGATTCACCGGCTCGACGAGTACCCTTCCCGGCGCGCGGTGCTGCAAGATTTGACCTGCGATTCGGACGGACGCATCGATCATTATGTCGACGGACCGAATATCGAAAATACGATGCCGCTGCATAAAATCGACTTGAACGAACCCTATTTGATCGGATTTTTCATGGTCGGCGCCTATCAGGAAATTCTCGGCGACATGCACAATCTCTTCGGCGACACGCATTCGATCAATATCGAACTCGACGCCGACGGCTACCATTTTTCCGACTTACAGGAAGGCGAGCATGTCTCCGATTTATTGGATTATGTCCATATCAATCCTGAAGAATTAAAAGAAGCCTATCGTAACAAGCTAACGCAAAGCGGTATCGGCGAATTGGAGCGCTACGAATATGAAAAAGAACTCGAAGCTGGACTTCGGGCTTATACTTATTTAGAAAAATAA
- a CDS encoding homoserine O-succinyltransferase: protein MPLVAHTDLPTFQRLREEGEEILNPERARHQDIREMHIGLLNMMPDAALEATERQFFRLVGACNQITQFHVHPFTVDGLPRNSEAKAHIERYYESFETIKRDGLDALIISGANVTKPKLDQEDFWQPLTEVFLWAKQNVPSILCSCLATHAVIQFCYGIERTRLPAKRWGVFPHKVLDRKHPLVSEINTRFDVPHSRFNEIFREDIEQKGLKVLVASKEAGVHLAVSPDGFRIVFFQGHPEYDDISLLKEYKREVSRYYNGETEDYPPFPEHYFSPRVQRTFTDYRDHVIAARRGNKPIEPFPEAAVLDYIDNTWRDTARAVFNNWLGKIYQVTDQDRRIPFMPGIDPNNPLGL from the coding sequence ATGCCCTTAGTCGCACACACCGATTTACCGACATTCCAGCGTCTGCGTGAAGAAGGCGAAGAAATTCTGAACCCGGAGCGGGCGCGCCACCAAGATATTCGAGAAATGCATATCGGCTTGCTGAATATGATGCCGGATGCCGCGCTTGAAGCGACCGAACGCCAATTTTTCCGGCTGGTCGGCGCGTGCAACCAAATCACGCAGTTTCATGTTCATCCTTTTACCGTCGACGGATTGCCCCGAAACTCGGAAGCAAAAGCACACATAGAGCGTTATTACGAATCGTTCGAAACCATTAAGCGAGACGGGCTGGACGCATTGATCATCAGCGGAGCCAATGTCACAAAACCGAAACTAGACCAAGAAGATTTTTGGCAACCACTGACCGAAGTGTTCTTGTGGGCCAAACAAAACGTTCCGTCCATTTTATGTTCGTGCCTGGCAACGCACGCCGTCATACAGTTTTGCTACGGCATCGAAAGAACCCGGTTACCCGCCAAACGCTGGGGCGTGTTTCCGCACAAAGTATTGGATCGCAAACACCCCTTAGTCTCGGAAATCAATACCCGTTTCGATGTCCCGCATTCGCGTTTTAACGAAATCTTTCGCGAAGACATAGAACAAAAAGGCTTGAAAGTATTGGTTGCGAGCAAGGAGGCAGGCGTCCATCTGGCGGTTAGTCCGGACGGTTTCCGAATCGTATTCTTTCAAGGCCACCCGGAGTACGATGACATCAGCCTGCTAAAAGAATATAAGCGTGAGGTGTCTCGTTATTATAACGGCGAGACAGAAGACTATCCGCCGTTTCCAGAGCATTATTTCAGCCCAAGAGTGCAGCGCACTTTCACAGACTACCGCGATCACGTCATAGCTGCGCGACGAGGCAATAAACCGATCGAACCTTTTCCGGAAGCCGCCGTTCTCGATTACATCGACAATACTTGGCGAGATACGGCTCGAGCAGTCTTTAACAACTGGCTCGGAAAAATTTATCAGGTCACCGACCAGGACCGGCGTATTCCGTTTATGCCGGGCATCGACCCCAACAACCCTTTAGGCTTATGA
- a CDS encoding type II toxin-antitoxin system VapB family antitoxin, producing MRTNIVIDDKLMADALNASGCETKKEVVEQGLKLLVRRSQQQELRKLRGKVMWEGDLDEMRGEQ from the coding sequence ATGAGAACCAACATTGTAATAGACGACAAATTAATGGCTGACGCACTCAATGCTTCCGGGTGCGAAACCAAAAAAGAGGTGGTAGAGCAAGGGCTTAAGCTCTTGGTGCGCCGGAGCCAACAACAGGAACTACGCAAGCTGCGCGGCAAAGTCATGTGGGAAGGCGACCTGGATGAAATGCGAGGCGAACAATGA